The following coding sequences lie in one Myxococcus xanthus genomic window:
- a CDS encoding transglutaminase-like domain-containing protein, producing the protein MTRTHRPTLLALVPLCALLVGAPSALARAPAPAAKAAATQAPVSDVVKAARPKGGEYFGLYLMDKKVGWLFTDLEVLPGQPARVKTTNQLVFKAMVGSRVSERMHDEERIYEAKPGGRLLSFVVKQTGDGGTQTLEGTATANGFQVVRKRPGRPDETLPKLPPTKERVEDADPPRVALLRKAKVTGFSLDGMDLESYGLSTTVEPEEQRTINGVQVKLGKAVTVSEKEKVPVVSYITQRGEMVLVDYGTTMQARKETEAVAKRLDLVEVFGLTRVVLPKPLPESARTVPGNVTLVVQGLPAKFQEQTYRQQFKPQPDGSVEVTLSAAAPKARKPLPLKDPEGGENLKSTLVVESEAPAIRELAKQIVGTEKDAYRIAQKVNTWVYSNLEKDYGASADRATDVLSQKKGDCTEHSLLSVALLRAAGVPARRVDGVIYMVNQDGVPALYWHEWVEAFVGEWTQLDPTFNQVVADATHFAFGKEGNAEITPLIGALKVTAVK; encoded by the coding sequence ATGACTCGCACGCACCGACCGACCTTGCTGGCCCTCGTGCCCCTGTGCGCCCTGCTGGTGGGCGCACCGTCCGCGCTCGCGAGGGCGCCCGCCCCGGCGGCCAAGGCCGCTGCCACCCAGGCTCCCGTCTCCGACGTGGTGAAGGCCGCCCGGCCCAAGGGCGGCGAGTACTTCGGCCTGTACCTCATGGACAAGAAGGTCGGCTGGCTCTTCACCGACCTGGAAGTCCTGCCGGGCCAGCCCGCACGGGTGAAGACGACCAACCAGCTCGTCTTCAAGGCCATGGTGGGCTCGCGCGTGTCGGAGCGCATGCATGACGAGGAGCGCATCTACGAGGCGAAGCCCGGTGGGCGCCTGCTGTCCTTCGTCGTGAAGCAGACGGGTGATGGCGGCACGCAGACGCTGGAGGGCACGGCCACCGCGAACGGCTTCCAGGTGGTGCGCAAGCGCCCGGGCCGCCCCGACGAGACGCTGCCCAAGCTGCCGCCGACGAAGGAGCGAGTGGAGGACGCCGACCCGCCGCGTGTGGCGCTGCTGCGCAAGGCGAAGGTGACGGGCTTCTCGTTGGATGGAATGGACCTGGAGTCCTACGGCCTCTCCACCACCGTGGAGCCCGAGGAGCAGCGGACCATCAACGGCGTGCAGGTGAAGCTGGGCAAGGCCGTCACCGTGTCGGAGAAGGAGAAGGTCCCCGTCGTCTCGTACATCACCCAGCGCGGGGAGATGGTGCTGGTGGACTACGGCACGACGATGCAGGCCCGGAAGGAGACGGAGGCCGTCGCGAAGCGGCTGGACCTGGTGGAAGTCTTCGGCCTCACCCGCGTGGTGCTGCCCAAGCCGCTGCCCGAGTCCGCTCGCACCGTGCCCGGCAACGTCACGCTGGTGGTGCAGGGCCTGCCCGCGAAGTTCCAGGAGCAGACGTACCGCCAGCAGTTCAAGCCGCAGCCGGACGGCAGCGTGGAAGTGACGCTGTCCGCCGCCGCGCCCAAGGCGCGCAAGCCCCTGCCGCTGAAGGACCCGGAGGGCGGAGAGAATCTCAAGTCCACCCTCGTGGTGGAGAGCGAAGCGCCGGCCATCCGCGAGCTGGCGAAGCAGATTGTGGGGACGGAGAAGGACGCGTACCGCATCGCCCAGAAGGTGAACACCTGGGTGTACTCCAACCTGGAGAAGGACTACGGCGCCAGCGCGGACCGGGCCACGGACGTGCTGAGCCAGAAGAAGGGCGACTGCACGGAGCACTCGCTCCTGTCGGTGGCGCTGCTGCGCGCGGCGGGAGTGCCCGCCCGGCGCGTGGACGGCGTCATCTACATGGTGAACCAGGACGGCGTGCCCGCCCTCTACTGGCACGAATGGGTGGAGGCCTTCGTGGGCGAGTGGACCCAACTGGACCCCACCTTCAACCAGGTGGTGGCGGACGCGACCCACTTCGCCTTCGGCAAGGAAGGCAACGCCGAAATCACGCCGCTCATCGGCGCGCTGAAGGTGACGGCCGTCAAGTAA
- a CDS encoding thioredoxin domain-containing protein codes for MATPPPSADTSNRLAREPSPYLRQHAHNPVDWFPWGEEALAKAKAENKPILLSVGYSACHWCHVMAHESFESPETARLMNEGFINIKVDREERPDLDQIYQGVVQLMGQGGGWPLTVFLTPDLKPFYGGTYFPPQDRYGRPGFPRLLMALRDAWENKQDEVQRQSAQFEEGLGELATYGLEAAPAVLTAADVVGMGQRMAKQVDAVHGGFGGAPKFPNPMNFALMLRAWRRGGGAPLKDAVFLTLERMALGGIYDQLGGGFHRYSVDERWLVPHFEKMLYDNAQLLHLYAQAQQVEPRPLWRKVVEETVAYVRREMTDVGGGFYAAQDADSEGEEGKFFVWRPEEVRAALPEGQAELVLRHFGIKPGGNFEHGATVLEVVVPVSELARERGVSEDAVERELAAAKQTLFDVRERRVKPGRDDKLLSGWNGLMIRGLALASRVFGKPEWAKWAADAADFVLEKAWDGTRLARSYQEGQARIDGFLEDYGDLASGLTALYQATFDVKYLEAADALVRRAVDLFWDSEKAAYLTAPRGQKDLVVATYGLFDNAFPSGASTLTEAQVELAALTGDKQHLELPERYVARMHDGLVRNAMGYGYLGLAADALLEGAASVTVAGASDDVAPLRAAMDRAFAPTVALAWKAPGQPVPALLQGTFEGREPVKGRAAAYLCRGFVCELPVTEPDVLAQRLAALTGP; via the coding sequence ATGGCCACGCCCCCTCCGTCAGCTGACACTTCCAATCGTCTGGCCCGGGAACCCTCTCCGTATCTGCGCCAACACGCACACAACCCCGTGGACTGGTTTCCCTGGGGGGAAGAGGCGCTCGCGAAGGCGAAGGCGGAGAACAAGCCCATCCTGCTGTCCGTGGGCTACTCCGCCTGTCACTGGTGCCACGTCATGGCGCACGAGTCGTTCGAGTCACCCGAGACGGCCCGGCTGATGAACGAGGGTTTCATCAACATCAAGGTGGACCGCGAGGAGCGGCCAGACCTGGACCAGATTTATCAAGGCGTGGTGCAGCTCATGGGGCAGGGGGGCGGCTGGCCGCTCACGGTGTTCCTCACGCCAGACCTGAAGCCCTTCTACGGCGGCACCTACTTCCCGCCGCAGGACCGCTATGGCCGCCCGGGCTTCCCCCGGCTGCTGATGGCGCTGCGGGACGCGTGGGAGAACAAGCAGGACGAGGTGCAGCGGCAGTCGGCCCAGTTCGAGGAGGGGCTCGGGGAGCTGGCCACCTACGGGCTGGAGGCCGCGCCCGCCGTGCTGACGGCGGCGGACGTGGTGGGCATGGGCCAGCGCATGGCGAAGCAGGTGGACGCGGTCCACGGAGGCTTCGGCGGCGCGCCCAAGTTCCCCAACCCGATGAACTTCGCGCTGATGCTGCGCGCATGGCGAAGAGGCGGGGGCGCGCCGTTGAAGGACGCGGTGTTCCTGACGTTGGAGCGCATGGCCCTGGGCGGCATCTATGACCAGTTGGGAGGCGGCTTCCACCGGTACTCGGTGGACGAGCGCTGGCTGGTGCCCCACTTCGAGAAGATGCTCTACGACAACGCGCAGCTCCTGCACCTCTACGCGCAGGCGCAGCAGGTGGAGCCTCGCCCGCTGTGGCGCAAGGTGGTGGAGGAGACGGTGGCCTACGTTCGCCGCGAGATGACCGACGTGGGTGGCGGCTTCTACGCGGCGCAGGACGCTGACAGCGAGGGCGAGGAGGGGAAGTTCTTCGTCTGGCGCCCGGAGGAGGTCCGCGCGGCCTTGCCGGAAGGGCAGGCGGAGCTGGTGCTGCGCCACTTCGGCATCAAGCCCGGCGGCAACTTCGAGCACGGCGCCACGGTGCTGGAGGTGGTGGTGCCCGTGTCGGAGCTGGCGCGGGAGCGCGGCGTCTCCGAAGACGCCGTGGAGCGCGAGCTGGCCGCGGCGAAGCAGACGCTCTTCGACGTGCGGGAGCGGCGGGTGAAGCCGGGCCGGGATGACAAGCTGCTGTCGGGATGGAACGGGCTCATGATTCGCGGGCTCGCGTTGGCCTCACGTGTCTTCGGCAAGCCGGAGTGGGCGAAGTGGGCGGCGGACGCCGCGGACTTCGTGCTGGAGAAGGCGTGGGACGGGACGCGGCTGGCGCGCTCGTACCAGGAGGGACAGGCGCGCATCGACGGCTTCCTGGAGGACTACGGCGACCTGGCCTCGGGCCTCACCGCGCTCTACCAGGCCACCTTCGACGTGAAGTACCTGGAGGCGGCGGACGCGCTGGTGCGCCGGGCCGTGGACCTCTTCTGGGATTCGGAGAAGGCGGCGTACCTCACCGCGCCCCGGGGACAGAAGGACCTGGTGGTGGCGACGTATGGCCTCTTCGACAACGCCTTCCCGTCCGGCGCCTCCACGCTGACGGAGGCGCAGGTGGAGCTGGCGGCGCTCACGGGTGACAAGCAGCACCTGGAGCTGCCGGAGCGCTACGTGGCGCGGATGCACGACGGGCTCGTGCGAAACGCCATGGGCTACGGCTACCTGGGCCTGGCGGCGGATGCGCTGCTGGAGGGCGCGGCGTCCGTCACCGTCGCGGGCGCGTCCGACGACGTGGCGCCGCTGCGGGCCGCCATGGACCGTGCCTTCGCGCCCACGGTGGCGCTGGCCTGGAAGGCACCAGGGCAGCCCGTGCCTGCGTTGCTGCAAGGGACTTTCGAAGGACGTGAGCCCGTGAAGGGACGGGCCGCCGCCTACCTGTGCCGGGGCTTCGTCTGCGAGCTGCCCGTCACCGAGCCGGACGTGTTGGCCCAGCGGCTGGCGGCGCTCACCGGCCCCTGA
- a CDS encoding D-alanine--D-alanine ligase family protein, producing MHIILLHNRDHDLLEDDPGREAREDVVRVVSSMADALNRGDTLVEPLAIEGDRFDFVDTLRRRQPDLVVNLCESLAADSRGEMAVPCLLDALGLAYTGSSALSLGLALHKPKAKEVLAARGVSTPPFRVVERLEDALAVDLPWPLIVKPAREDASMGVTSESVVHERAALVRACDAVLREFHQPALVEQFIPGREIYVPLLGNRPRQALPLTEIVFGRTFEDRPNIVSYNAKWEAASAEYRDTTSGLCRLDANLESRCVQVALEAFAALDCQDYGRVDLRVSPEGVPYVIDINPNCDLHPSAGFAKAALAAGMDYPALASRLVEVALERAHGHPSHRRKGSGANRRPDSKDRNLLAAGG from the coding sequence ATGCACATCATCCTGCTGCACAACCGCGACCACGACCTCCTCGAGGACGACCCTGGGCGGGAGGCCCGGGAGGATGTGGTCCGTGTCGTCTCCTCCATGGCGGACGCCCTCAACCGGGGCGATACCCTGGTCGAACCGCTCGCCATCGAAGGTGACCGGTTCGACTTCGTGGACACCCTGCGCCGGCGCCAGCCGGACCTGGTCGTCAACCTCTGCGAATCGTTGGCGGCCGACAGCCGGGGCGAGATGGCCGTCCCCTGCCTGCTGGACGCGCTGGGGCTGGCCTACACGGGCTCGAGCGCGCTGTCCCTGGGCCTGGCGCTGCACAAGCCCAAGGCGAAGGAAGTCCTCGCCGCGCGCGGCGTGTCCACCCCGCCCTTCCGCGTGGTGGAGCGACTGGAGGATGCGCTGGCGGTGGACCTGCCCTGGCCGCTCATCGTCAAGCCCGCGCGCGAAGACGCCAGCATGGGCGTGACGTCGGAGTCCGTGGTGCACGAGCGCGCCGCGCTGGTCCGCGCCTGTGACGCGGTGCTCCGCGAGTTTCATCAGCCGGCCCTGGTGGAGCAGTTCATCCCCGGGCGGGAAATCTATGTGCCGCTGCTCGGCAACCGGCCGCGCCAGGCGCTGCCCCTGACGGAAATCGTCTTCGGTCGTACGTTCGAGGACAGACCCAACATCGTCTCCTACAACGCCAAGTGGGAGGCGGCGTCGGCGGAGTATCGGGACACCACCAGCGGATTGTGCCGGCTGGACGCGAACCTGGAGTCCCGTTGCGTGCAGGTTGCGCTGGAAGCCTTTGCAGCACTGGACTGTCAGGACTATGGACGGGTCGACCTCCGGGTATCCCCGGAGGGCGTGCCCTACGTCATCGACATCAACCCCAACTGCGACCTTCATCCGAGCGCGGGGTTCGCCAAGGCCGCCCTGGCCGCCGGAATGGACTATCCGGCCCTGGCGTCCCGGCTCGTGGAGGTCGCGCTCGAGAGAGCACATGGACATCCGTCCCATCGAAGAAAAGGATCGGGCGCCAATCGCCGCCCTGATTCGAAAGATCGAAACCTTCTCGCCGCAGGAGGTTGA
- a CDS encoding GNAT family N-acetyltransferase — protein sequence MDIRPIEEKDRAPIAALIRKIETFSPQEVEVAIELANTTLTPGNTDYAIIVADRGGELVGYVCYGPTPMTEDTYDLYWIASAPEVRGQGVGAALVSAMEGDLRRRNGRLIRVETSATEAYGPTRGFYASMKYGEEARIRDFYKVGDDLIILTKRL from the coding sequence ATGGACATCCGTCCCATCGAAGAAAAGGATCGGGCGCCAATCGCCGCCCTGATTCGAAAGATCGAAACCTTCTCGCCGCAGGAGGTTGAGGTCGCCATCGAGCTGGCGAACACCACGCTCACGCCGGGCAACACGGACTACGCCATCATCGTCGCGGACCGCGGCGGCGAGCTCGTGGGCTACGTCTGCTACGGCCCCACGCCGATGACGGAGGACACCTATGACTTGTACTGGATTGCGTCCGCACCGGAAGTTCGCGGTCAGGGCGTAGGCGCGGCGCTGGTCTCCGCCATGGAGGGCGACCTGCGCCGCCGCAACGGACGCCTCATCCGCGTGGAGACGAGCGCCACCGAGGCCTACGGCCCCACGCGCGGCTTCTACGCCTCCATGAAGTACGGCGAGGAGGCCCGCATCCGGGACTTCTACAAGGTGGGGGACGACCTCATCATCCTCACCAAGCGGCTGTAG